In Epinephelus fuscoguttatus linkage group LG6, E.fuscoguttatus.final_Chr_v1, the DNA window AAATCAGGATTCTCTTCACTTTGGGATGAGCACATATGGGCTTCCTCATGTTCCTTACGTACAGCCTGTGGACACACAAGAAACGGAAAGTATGCAAAAAGGAATTACAAAGCATTTTGTAAATACAAAATCACTGTGATCATTGAGCTTATTGTTGATGTTTACAACTTACAACAGCGCAGAGATGTCACAGGCACCGCTGCTTTGCTGTACGGTCCACCTCTGGACCTTCCGCAGCACTTGGAGAGGGATGTCCCTCTTTGTTGTGATGCAGCATTTTGGGATGCCGGCTGCAACGTGGGATTAATATCCATTATTAGATCGTCAGAAATGGGAAAAAATAGAATAACAAATTTTGATTTAGATTTGTTAAAGATGAATTGAGTCTTTGTGCTATAAGTGTCACTCAGTCAATTTAAATCTCCAAAAAGAAGCCATCAGTACTGTTAAGGTTTGTGTTAAACAGTATCAGTGTATCATTTTTCTCAAGAGCACaatataatatttgagatttgGGTCGGACTCTCATTTGGTTGGGTTTCAGTTTCATAAAAGTGAAAGTTTTAGGTTGTGAAACAAAAAAGCAGCTGAATGAAATCAATAAACTAAACAGCTGTAACAGTGACAACAAAATTAGGTAATAGGTAAGACAAAAATATGAAGCTGGTTAACACACACCTGCCCCTACCGATATAAATTAACATCTCAGACTTATTAAGAGCTGGTAAATAACTCATCCTCAGAAAAAAACTGATCTCATACATTTCTTGGTTTTAACAGGAGTATTTGCTATGATAGTGGAGTCCTTACCTTCCGTAAAGGTGATGGCCaaagcaaacagacagacaaccacaaATGCAACTTTCAGCTCCATGATGACAGAGAGAGTGACGGGAAGAAAATCTGTCCTTGCTCTTTAAATACTGCCTCTGATCACACCTGTACACCCACCCTCCCACAGACAGACGCAAGTGTGTGAACATGTGCTGGAACCGTCAAGCATCTCTCTGAATGCCACATGTTGCAAAACCCGAAGGTGATAAAAGTGGTGACGCTTAAGTAATTCAAAGGCAACAAGGTTAAGGTCTTTATGCAACAACAAACTTTCGTTTTGAACCTTTTgttcaaactgctgctgctggatgagTGTGTGGTAAAGATATGCTTGACTCCGACGGGCCCCAACAAGTTTAAAAACCACTTTTTAAACAGGATTATATGTGATTGACAGATGTGGAATGAACCTTTGGCAAATGCCACACCCAGAGTCACGAAAGAGAGGATATAGTTTAAGCAATTGAGGTCAAATGTAAACTTAACAAAGATTAAATGGCAAAGGTCTTTAAGCAGCGTGGTCAAACATCGGCGTagaaaaggaaggaaagatATATTGAATTATATACGGTCTTGGGGCTGATTAGCATGTGTGATTAGTGCGGTGCTCTGTAATGTTTTGATGttgaaaaaagtaattattttaataaGCATTTGGGCAGCGGTTTGGAGAGATGATGATGGGAACAAGACTTCAAACAGTGGCCCTGATGcaagcacctgaatcagcagaCGTGCTTTGCTTTGGAGTCCATGAGCAAGACTCTCTCTGTAGATggccctgacctttgacctctttaTGGAGGGAAGAGCTAAAAATGTAAGTTATAAATGAGGGCAAATGAATTCTGACATTTGGCATCAAAGTCCAAAAGCCAAAAGATTGCATGTATTGATAAATTCCGTCCTCGTTAATAAATCCATGCTGACAAGGATGACAAGATATTATGCTGACCTGATACTGCAGACGCTGCAGCTGTCACATTCACTGTGTGCTCGGGTGTGGCTTGCCAATCTCTGCTTCATTTTGTGCAATTTATCTGAGCGTGCAAACCACACAATATAATtattgcaggaaaaaaaaaataaagaggtCCCCAGGGGAATTTTTCTGGTAGCAATATTGACAGACTGGCTACTTGAGTGCTTGGGAAAAGTTGCTGGTGTGTAAGCAGTTTAAACCAACAAAAGAACACCGTGTTCGTATGATATTTGGTTTGCACGCAACAATAAAACCTGATCCCATACAAAGCCTTCAAATcacaacagttttgttttctcttgtcACAACAGTTTGACCTTGATGTAGTGCtgtctgacatgtttttttttttttaactttgaaatCTGGAGGATTTGTTTTCGTCTTTAAAAGAAGCCACTGTGATCTGGTTTGACTGCACTGGCTGCGTTACCCACAGCTTGCTTTCCCCATTTCTCCACGCCCCGAAATGCTGGAATAGTCTGCCTCAAGGACTTTGGggctataaataaagttttttttcttaatcatttttatgtgatttttgttttgtcttgttttattatgctgtttttttattttccttttttagtgttttattaTAAATGTCATGATTATGTATTTTAATGTTAAGCAATTTGTGTTGCattatatacagtggtggaaaaaagttttcggacacccttaaaattttacacaatctcaaatattattatgaaatatttgtggaaaaatcttttttgtgtttcaaaaggtgtggctgcattagacagatacaaacaaatacaaattatatttttttgttcattgtttacaagaaaaactaacaaaactaaattcttgacagtttcaatatgtcacttctcaacattgtcggtatcaaagtcaacaaataacagagaatgtgttcaaaactgaacaaaaaataaaccatcacatcatcaaattaatatttagtagtcctgccattggcacgtagttctaatcctggctggcatgttccccacgagcctttcacactgttgaggggtaatcttgtcccattcttcttgaattactgcttttaattcttctaaattctttggtttatgctttgaaacagaccttttgataatccaccacagattttcaatggggctcatgtccggggattgagctggccactctaagacctggatactgtgctcctgcagccaagttctactggccttggatgtgtggcaaggggcattatcttgttgaaacatccagtttttacctcgaagGAACAGTGCACGCACAGAAGGGAGcgtgtgggtttcgagaatggtacaatacttggtagagttcaatgtgccatcacagacagtgagatgaccaacaccagcagcactcatgcatccccaaaccatgatactgcctccaccatgcttgacagtaggtactgtacatgctggagataatgcttcgcctggccttctgcaccctcacattagtaggaggaagataaagctggaaactggactcatctgaccacaaaatcttcttccaattcctggctgtccagttcttgtgtgcctgggcccaacaacgccgggctaaccgctgtctctcattgatcaggggcttcttgatagccttgtaagaccttaagccatgatctaaaagtcagctacatacagtgcgggtggaacactggacaccagtttggtttgaccactgctgctgaagctcctgtgatgtcattcggcggttttgcctgcacatgcggatcaggatgcagtcatttcttgctgaagaaacccttggacgcccagatcttggtttgtcttccaagctgttggttcgtctgtatttctgcagagtgtatccaactgctgaaggactgcatctgcacttcctggctatctggcggcagctgtacccttcctggctgagaatctttatcttcaggcgtgtttcctgcgttaggttccttgttttagccatttttgtgtctgaagaactttcaaatgtgctggctttatgtagacacgaagcttggcaacaaaaattgtgtcttttaataaaaagaacgaccctcatcactggtaccaaaatgacccaatactcaaaatttcttatgtatttttatggaaccaatcaattttaagtttttatttagtattttggctgtgactgtactaaaagaaattgcacttgaagacctaagagtgattcttaatgcaatatttcacaaatgcatggggtgtccgaaaacttttttccaccactgtacatgaattgtgctaaataaataaagtttcttttcatttatcattcatCTATTTTTGCTTAAAACCTCTCACCAGTCCCATAAAATTCACCTAAATCCACCTAAACGCCCTATCCAAGGCATTCCTAACATAAATGGAAGGCTGCTCTTCTTCTATTTTCACTACATGTACATGCATGATCTCATCTGAAAAGAAACAAGTCTTTTCATCAACAGTCAGACTCATTATAAATGCCAAATCTGTTACTGAGTAATATAAGTTTCGACACCTTTCAGtgaaagggtttttttgtcttttaatcttcacctgaatattttctttaaaacagatgctgcagatgactaGAATCGGGACATATcgcctggaaaacacaatgggATCGTAACGTGAAGCTTCAGCTAGTCCAGATTCAAGGTTGATAACaagcagctgtggctcagaggtagaggtCAGAGGTCGTGCCATTGTTCAATCCCCAGccgtcgaagtatccttgagcaagatacggAACCACAAATTGCCCCTGATggctgtgagtgtgttaaaaactgagcaggtggcaccttgtatggtagcctcggccatcagtgcgtgaatgggtgaatgtgactcacagTGTAAAGAGTGCTTTGAATGGTCAGACAAGTACAGGTTCATTTACCATAACAAAATCacagaaaataatcattttacaCCTTTTTCTAAGATTTGTTCCGCACTCTTCAGAAAAGAGGGTAAAACAATGTACAGAATGTGTGATTATGAACGAAAACACAGCAGCGAAGACAGAAATGTCTGTTTAGTAACTCAGTGTATATAAAAACACCTCTAGAAAACCCAAACTGATAACAAAAAAGgctgttttcttctctttcttctctctggtAGGCCATCTGTTGATCATCTCTGCACATTTGTAACAGTCTATGATGATACACAGCCGTGCTTTGGGCATAatactaaacacaaagtagctGATGACATTCCCACCACGTCCTGCTCAGCCATTTGGTAGAGCGCATTTTAAGTCACTATAACTTAATGAAAAATATGTTGAACTGAACTTAACCTCATTAACCATTGTTTATTCAGGGGAATAAGCTCTTTTACAGCAGTGCCCTGAGTTCACATTCAATGGGCTAAAAggatacaaatatataaaagcAACTGCGATAAAGTGAGTAAAGTAGCAGCAATGTCTATCAAGAATTATAAACAACAAttataaaactgtaaaaagacgaaaaaatttaaataattaagaaTGGAGTCTGCCATAAAGGACGGACAcataacaacaaaagcaaaaacaacagtAAAGACAGTAATATGTAGAAAATCATGTCTGTCAATtaaccacagcagcaacactgtaAAACAACCATATCATCTAGCACACACTTAAAATGATCTACCGACACATGCCTGTCCAATTTAAATACCTCTTGCAACTTGTGCATTTATGTTTACCTGATTGAGCTATCTTTACCATTTGGtttagtcttttaaaagtcTGCCTTTACAGGAGTAAATGAAAGTAAAAGGAAACGACCAAATTAAACAATCCAAATGTTAACTGGAAATGTTCAACAGTAGAGCACTGTGTCATACAAAGGTCccctttaaaatgacaaacataGGACTTTATGTGTGTAACAGAAAAAGTCATTCCAGACATGACGGTTCTGTGTGGTATGGATTTTCAAAGGTAAGCATATTTTTTCCACATGTTAGTCTCAGATGTCTAACTGAACAGATTCATGTAagttaatacaaaaaataaaagtctaatAAAGGTCGAATACTTTTTTAACAACATGCCCAACCAAACAGttaatttgtcattttacagTAAAGGTAGTGAGGCTAAGAttataaattcacattttttacggatattaaaaaatatgaaaaaaatatcagtatgatttttcaacatttctggGGTGTTTAAAAAGCACTGTAATGGTAAATATCTAGAATAAATATGTGGAAATAATACTGCCCCGTGATAGTcaacctgtccagagtgtaccccgcctctcgcccattgtcagctgggatagactccagcacCCCGCAACCcataacaggataagcggttaccgaaaatgaatgaatgaatggatacTAGTACTAAAAATACTACTAATTCCAACGTAAGATACAGATATATGTTGGTATACTAGCATATCACAAGCATTAtaacagtttaaagtttgtaattttgatttttttctttctctattACCATTACCATCCCAACCATTTGGTTGGTTGAGGCctgtatttaaaaaactatGGTGTCTGTTAAGAAATAAAcattcatttttgttattatagCCTCTAGGAAAAAAGAAACTAAGCTAAGAAAAATTAcctattgtttttttctttgtgaggATATTAAAGGGTaaatcataaaccaaagtattggacgtATTAAAATTTGGCCTTGATGTTGGCACTAGATGAAGTTAAAGTTGGTACAATGCATCCTTAAGAGGGCAGGAATACATGGCCCAAAATTTTAAGACAATCCAGCCAGTAGTTGTTGAAGCATTTACCTTAAAACCACATCATCTTGGTGGCACTAAAGAAAAGTCTAGATACATCCTCTGGAACCATGAATTTCTGTACAAAATTTTGTGGCAATCAATCAAATATTGAcgtcattttctcttttttgtttcattttcaaaatgtcttaTAAGCAACTCTGCATTTTGCATAAATTATTAAAGGTCATTTCCACTGTAAATGATCAGGAAATCAAGC includes these proteins:
- the ccl27a gene encoding C-C motif chemokine 27a, with translation MELKVAFVVVCLFALAITFTEAGIPKCCITTKRDIPLQVLRKVQRWTVQQSSGACDISALLLYVRNMRKPICAHPKVKRILISLQSRVKRNKQKAAY